One part of the Vitis riparia cultivar Riparia Gloire de Montpellier isolate 1030 chromosome 15, EGFV_Vit.rip_1.0, whole genome shotgun sequence genome encodes these proteins:
- the LOC117931838 gene encoding uncharacterized protein LOC117931838, giving the protein MPNLVLECHFCSTRFQSLTQNLGNIFNLPQPYENAWLFDRASNVYWEERVENPFTTLISVAGQEGSTQMTLTNVSCSGCGTPCGLKIVAVGPHPLFRRGQYIL; this is encoded by the exons ATGCCCAACTTGGTTTTGGAGTGTCACTTCTGCTCAACACGCTTTCAATCTCTCACACAGAATCTTGGaaat ATCTTTAATCTACCTCAACCTTACGAGAATGCTTGGCTCTTCGATAGAGC TTCCAATGTGTACTGGGAAGAAAGAGTGGAAAATCCATTTACGACATTGATTTCAGTTGCTGGTCAGGAGGGGAGCACCCAGATGACACTGACCAATGTTTCCTGTTCTGGATGTGGAACTCCATGTGGCTTGAAAATT GTTGCGGTTGGTCCACATCCTCTGTTCCGTCGAGGACAATATATATTATAA